A single genomic interval of Heterodontus francisci isolate sHetFra1 chromosome 45, sHetFra1.hap1, whole genome shotgun sequence harbors:
- the LOC137356345 gene encoding late histone H2A.L3-like yields the protein MSGRGKTSGKARSKAKSRSSRAGLQFPVGRVHRFLKKGNYAERVGAGAPVYLAAVLEYLTAEILELAGNAARDNKKTRIIPRHLQLAVRNDEELNRLLGGVTIAQGGVLPNIQAVLLPKKTSAQSTKGK from the coding sequence atgtctggaagaggaaagaccagtggGAAAGCTCGGTCTAAGGCCAAGTCCcgctcctcccgagctggactACAGTTCCCGGTGGGacgtgttcacaggttccttaaaaagggcaactatgctgagcgggtgggtgccggagccccggtctatctggctgctgtgctcgagtacctgacagctgaaatcctcgagctggccggcaacgcggcccgggacaacaagaagacccgtatcatccccagacacctgcagctggccgtccgcaacgacgaggagctcaacaggctgctgggaggggtgaccatcgctcagggcggggtgctgcctaatatccaggccgtgctgctgcccaagaaaaccagcgctcagagcacgaagggcaagtga
- the LOC137356139 gene encoding histone H2A-like, whose translation MSGRGKTGGKSRAKPKSRSSRAGLQFPVGRVHRHLRKGNYAERVGAGAPVYLAAVLEYLTAEILELAGNAARDNKKSRIIPRHLQLAVRNDEELNKLLGGVTIAQGGVLPNIQAVLLPKKTSAPSTKGK comes from the coding sequence atgtctggaagagggaagaccggtggtaaatctcgggccaaacccaagtctcgctcctcccgggctggattgcagttcccggtcggccgtgttcaccgccacctcagaaaggggaactatgctgagcgggtgggtgccggagccccggtctatctggctgctgtgctcgagtatctgacagctgaaatcctcgagctggccggcaacgcggcccgggacaacaagaagagccgtatcatccccagacacctgcagctggccgtccgcaacgacgaggagctgaacaagctgttgggaggggtgaccatcgctcagggcggggtgctgcctaatatccaggccgtgctgctgcccaagaaaaccagcgctccgagcacgaagggcaagtga
- the LOC137356203 gene encoding histone H2B 5-like, which translates to MVDEKKTAAASKKGAKKVLKKAPAKGTKKRRKSRKESYSIYVYKVMKQVHPDTGISSKAMSIMNSFVNDIFERIAVEASRLAHYNKRSTISSREIQTAVRLLLPGELAKHAVSEGTKAVTKYTSSK; encoded by the coding sequence atggttgacgagaagaaaactgcagcagcttccaagaagggcgccaagaaagttctgaagaaggcgccAGCAAAGGGCACCAAGAAACGGAGAAAATCCAGGAaagaaagttactccatctacgtgtacaaagtgatgaagcaggttcaccctgacaccggcatctcctccaaggccatgagcatcatgaattcgtttgtgaatgatattttcgagcgaatcgcggttgaggcttcccgcctggcccattacaacaaacgcagcaccatcagctcccgggagatccagaccgccgtgcgcctgctgctgcccggggagctggccaaacacgccgtgtcggaaggtacaaaggcggtcaccaagtacaccagctccaagtaa
- the LOC137356385 gene encoding histone H1-like, with the protein MTDTAAAETAPPAAAAQVKTPKKKKAAPRKGSGGPKLGELILKTVAECSVRSGMSLQAIKKALRVKGVDVEKGKFQIKQSIKRLVAKDFLVQTKGTGASGTFKIAKQEKKGNVVKKIKTGAAKRSLVKKTAAKKQITKKTAKKSPGKKIVAKKVSSKKTAAKKVSTKKTATPKKAVKKATLPKKSPAKKANKAKRATGGKPPKKVQSSRGGKKPKAAKAQKAAPGKK; encoded by the coding sequence atgaccgacactgcagccgccgaaacggctcctccagccgccgccgctcaagtcaagactcccaagaagaagaaggcggctccccggaagGGGTCAGGAGGTCCCAAGTTGGGCGAGCTGATCCTCAAGACTGTGGCGGAATGCAGTGTCCGCAGTGGGATGTCACTGCAGGCAATAAAGAAGGCTCTGCGTGTtaaaggtgtcgatgtggagaagggcaagttccaaatcaagcaaagtatcaagcggcttgtggcgaaagacttcctggtgcagacgaagggcacgggggcgtccggcaccttcaaaatcgcgaaacaggaaaagaagggaaatgtggtgaagaagattaagacaggagcagccaagagatctttagtgaagaaaacagctgccaagaaacagatcacaaagaaaacagccaagaaatccccagggaagaaaatagtcgccaagaaagtgagcagcaagaagacagcagccaagaaagtgagcacCAAGAAGACGGCAACGCCAAAGAAGGCGGTAAAGAAAGCAACGCTTCCAAAAAAATCTCCAGCGAAGAAAGCTAATAAAGCCAAGAGGGCCACGGGCGGAAAGCCGCCCAAGAAAGTCCAATCGTCAAGGGGCGGGAAgaagccgaaagcagcaaaggctcagaaagcagcccctggaaagaagtga